The genomic window GGGCGTCGGCGAGGACCTCCACCCCGGTCAGCACCGCGTCGGGGGTGGCGGCCCGCACCAGCCGGGCGAAGCGGGTGCCGCGGGAGAGCCGCTTGCCGCCGATGACGTGGCGCAGGAACACCTCGCGGATGGCCGCCCGCGCCGACGCGGGGGCGAGCACGCCGATGCGGGGCAGCACGTTGTCGGCGACGGTCACCGGCACCTTCGCGGCGGTGAGCAGGTCGCGCAGGTCGGCGCGGACGTCGGCGTTGCCGGCGAGCACCACGGGCACCCGCCAGCGGGCCTTCGCCAGCCGGGTGGCGTTGTGGGTGAGCGTGTCGGCGTCGCCGCCGTCGGTGCCGCCGACCAGCAGCACCACGTCGGGGCGGGCGACGCGCAGCGCGGTCAGCTCGGCCGCGCCGAGCCGACCGGCGGCCACGTGCACCACGTTCGCCCCGGCGGAGAGGCCGACCCGCCGGCCGGCCTGCGCGGTCACCAGGGGCTCGTAGCCGATGACCGCGAGCCGCAGCCCACCGCCGGCGGACGAGCAGACGTACCAGGGCACGTCGGTCACGCCGAGCCCGGCGGTGGCCGCGCCGACGGCGGCGTCCAAACCGTGCAGCACGTCGGTGCCGACGGTGGTGGGCGCCGACGCGGCCGCGACCAGCCGGCCGCCGTCGAGGTCGACCACCGCCGCCTTGGTGTACGTGGATCCGACGTCGGCGCAGACGGCGACGTTCACGCCGCCGGGGGTACGACCACCGTGCCGGTCGCGGTGACCGCCACGATCGGCTCCGCCAGGACCTCGGCGGCCGACGCCGACCTGTCCGGCCGGCCCCGGCACACCACCCGGGCCTCGAAGTCGATGGCGCGGCTGCGGGTGCCCACCCGGGTCACCGTCGCGGTCACCTCCAGCACGTCGCCGGCCTTCATCGGCGCGGTGAACTGCACGTCGGAGTAGGAGGCGAAGAGCCCCTCGTCGCCGTCGGTGCGGATGCACACCTCCGTGGCGACGTCCCCGAACAGCCCCAGCGCGTACGCCCCGTCGACCAGGTTCCCCGCGTAGTGGGCGTGCGAGTACGGCACGTACCGGCGGTGGGTGACGGTCAGACCGACCCGGGAATCGCTCATGCTCTCGCCTTCTTGTTCGTGATCAGCGCGTGCACCAGGTAGCTGGCGACCTCGCCGGGGGTGGTGCCCCGGCCGAAGATCCGGTCCACGCCCAGCTCGTCGGTCATCGTCTCGTCGAACCGCGGCCCGCCGACGATCAGCAGCGGCCGCTTCCCGGCCGGCATGGCCTCCCGGAACGCCGCGGACATCTCCCGGGTGTTGTGCAGGTGCGCGTCGCGCTGGGTGACGACCTGCGACACCAGCACCGCATCGGCCTTCTCGGCCCGCGCGGCCTCCACCAGCTCCGGCACGCTGACCTGCGCGCCCAGGTTGGTGACCTTCAGCTCCCGGTAGTACTCCAGGCCCTTTTCGCCGGCGATGCCCTTGACGTTGAGGATCGCGTCGATGCCGACGGTGTGCGCGTCGGTGCCGATGCACGCTCCCACCACGGACAGCTTGCGGCGCAGCTTCTGCTTCACCACCGCGTTGACCTCCTTGGCCGACAGCAGCGGGAAGTCCCGCTCCACCACCTGCACCGCGGCCAGGTCCACCAGATGGTTCACCCGCCCGTACACCACGAAGAAGGTGAAGCCGTCGCTCATCGGCTTGGCGTGCACCAGCATCGCCGGGTCGATGCCCATCTTGTTCGCGAGCTGGATCGCCGCGCCCTCGGCCCGCTTGTCGTGCGGCACCGGCAGGGTGAACGACACCTGCACCATGCCGTCGCCGGTGGTGTCCCCGTACGGCCGGACGATCTTCTTCTCGGCGCCCGCGCCGGTCTCGACGGCGCTCACGCCTGCTGCCCTTCCAGGATCTCGGTGGCCGGGTTGTAGTAGTCGCCCTCATGCTTCGCGACCCCGGCGAGGCCCTTGCCCCGGTCCGCGGGCCGCTTCATGATCCCGAAGGTGCCCTCGGCGATCGCGGTGAGCAGCGACTGGTCCCCGATGCGCTCCAGCAGGTCCAGCGCCTCACCGAGCACCCGGTTGGCGCGCTGCTGGATGAACCCGCCCGGCGCGGGCACGAAGTCCTCGTGCAGCCCACCGGCGGCGCCGAGCACGTACCGGACGTTCTGCAGGGCGATGTCCCGGTCGGACAGCCACGGCGTCACCACCGCCTCGGTCATCATGCCGACCAGCAGGATGCCCTGCCCGGTCATGGTGCCGACCAGGTTGAAGAACCCGTCGAGCAGGTTGCCGCGGAACACGTCGCCGGTCATGTGCTTCGTCGGCGGCATCCACTTCAGCGGCGCGTCGGGGAACAGCTCCCGGGCCAGCAGCGCGTGCGCCAGCTCCAGGCGGAACGACTCCGGCACGTCCGGGTTGATCTCGAAGGCGTGCCCCAGTCCCAGCTGCCAGTCGGCCAGCCCGGCCTCGTGCGCGAAGTACTCGTTGAGCAGCTGCGACACCGTCACCGTGTGCGCCTCGTCGACGGCGTCGGCGGTGGTGAGGTAGTTGTCCTCACCGGTGTTGATGATGATCCCCGCCCGGGCGTGCACCTGCCGGGAGAACCGCTGGTCGACGAAGGTGCGGATCGGGTTGATGTCGCGGAACAGGATCCCGTACATCGAGTCGTTGAGCATCATGTCCAGCCGCTCCAGGCCGGCCAGGGTCGCCATCTCCGGCATGCACAGCCCCGACGCGTAGTTCGTCAGCCGCACGTACCGGCCCAGCTCCTTCGACGTCTCGTCCAGCGCCGCCCGCATCAGCCGGAAGTTCTCCTGCGTGGCGTACGTGCCGGCGAACCCCTCCCGGGTCGCCCCCTCCGGCACGTAGTCCAGCAGCGACTGCCCCGTCGACCGGATCACCGCGATGACGTCCGCGCCGGCCCGCGCCGCGGCCTGCGCCTGCGGGATGTCCTCGTAGATGTCCCCGGTCGCCACGATCAGGTAGATCCACGGCCGCTGCTTCGGATCGCCGTACCGCTTCACCAGGCGGTCCCGCTCGGCCCGGCGCCGGTCGATCTGCCGGATGCCCGCGCCGACGGCCTTCCGGGCGGCCTTGCGCGCCGCGGTGGCCGCCTTGCCGGTCGGCTGTTGGAACCGCACCGACCCGGCGGCGGCCTTCTGCGCCAGCAGCGTCACGTCGGTGATCTGCTCCCGGGCCAGGGCGTCGAAGACCGACGCCGCCACCCCGTGCCCCAGACCCGTGTCGGCGACCACCGCGTCCACGAGGCGGTTCACCCACGGGATGCCGTCCGGGTCGGCGCCGGTCACCCCGGCCAGCCGCAGCACCGCCCGCTCCACCGACACGGTGGTGTGGCTGCGCGCCAGATCCACCACCGGCCGTCCGGCGCGGCGCGCCAACTCCCGCGCCCGCGCCACCAGCGCCGGATCCAGCTCAAGCTTGCCTGTCACGAAGACCCTTCCTCATAGATCACGTCACCGCGCAGCACCGTGGCCCGGCAGACCGGCAGCGGCGTCGGGTCCGCCGGACCCCGCAGCTCCGGGTCCTCGGCCAGCAGCACCGGCAGTCCCCGGTCCATCCCCGCCGGGGTGGACCACACCGCGAACGTCGCCGGCGCGCCCAGCGCGAGCACCCCCTCGTTGTCCAGGTGCACCGCCCGCCACCCGCCGCGGGTATGCGCGGCGAACGCCGCCCGCACACTCATCCGCTGCTTCGGGTTGTGGTGCGCCGCCGCCGCCCGCACCGAACCCCACGGGTCCAGCGGCGTCACCGGCGAGTCCGACCCGAACGCCAACGCCACCCCGACCGAGTGCATCGCCCCCATCGGGTTCGACTCCAACGACCGGGAAAGACCCAGCCGCGACTCGTACATCCGGCCCGCGCCGCCCCACAGCCGGTCGAACGCCGGCTGCATGCTCGCCACGATCCCGTACTCCACGAACCCGGCGATCAGCCGCTTGTTCATGATCTCCGCGTGCTCGATGCGGTGCCGGGCCGCCCGCAGCCGATCCACGCCCAGCTTCTCGGCCGCCGCGGCGAAACCGTCCAGCACGGTGGAGATCGCCGCGTCACCGATGGCGTGGAACCCGCCCTGCAGGCCGTGCGCCGCACAGTCCAGCAGGTGGTCGCGCACCTGCTCCGCCCTGACGTAGCCGTGCCCGCACGATCCGGCGTCGCCGTCCAGGTACGGCTGCGACACGTGCGCCGTGCGCGACCCCAACGCCCCGTCGGCGTACAGGTCCCCGCCGGCGCCTACCGCGCCCAACTCCCGGGCCTTCGCCGCGCCCAGCAGCTCACCCCAGTAGCCGTACACCTCCGGCACCCCGTCCCCGGAGATCGCCAGCAGGCCGGTGAAGTCCGCCTCGTCCGACGTGCCCGGCCCGCCGCACTCGTGCACCGCCGCGATCCCCAGCGACGCCGCGTGCCGCAACGCCGTGCGCTGCACCGCCGCCCGCTGCGCCGCCGACACCGACCCGAGCGCCACCTCCCGCACCACGTGGTGCGCGTCGCGGCGCAGCCAGCCCGACGCGTCGTAGCCGGGCGCGGACACCACCTGCGGGCAGGCCGCCAGCAGCGCCGCCGACACCAGCGCCGAGTGGATCGACGCCTGCGACAGGTACACCCGCCGGCCGCCGGCCGCCCGGTCCAGCGCCGCCGCGCCCGGCAGGGTCTTGTCCGACCAGTTCGACTCGTCCCAGCCGTGCCCCAGCAGCACCGCGTCGGTCGGCAGGCCGGCCGCGAACGCCGACACCGCGTCCAGCAGCTCACCGGCCGAGTGCACCGCCGACAGGTCCAGCCCCGACAGGGCCAGCCCGGTGTCGGTGGCGTGCACGTGGGCGTCCACGAACGCCGGCGTCACCAGCGCGCCGTCGAGGTCCACCACCCGGTCGGCGGCCGGCGCGTCCGCGGCCGCACCCAGCCAGGCGATCCGGCCGTCACGAACCAGCAGCGCCGTCGCGCTCGGGTCGGCCGGACAGTGCAGCACGCCGCCGCGGTACAAGGTCGAGGGGTTAGTCATGGGGTTCAGTCTGCCGCCAACCGGGACTCGAAGAGACCACGCACCCCCGGCTCGGAGCGCAGCAGCTCCAGCGCCAACTCCGCGTGACCCGGCACGTACCCGTTGCCCACCAGCATCGTCACGTCCGCCGCCAGGCCCTCCGCG from Micromonospora kangleipakensis includes these protein-coding regions:
- a CDS encoding lysine 5,6-aminomutase subunit alpha, with the protein product MTGKLELDPALVARARELARRAGRPVVDLARSHTTVSVERAVLRLAGVTGADPDGIPWVNRLVDAVVADTGLGHGVAASVFDALAREQITDVTLLAQKAAAGSVRFQQPTGKAATAARKAARKAVGAGIRQIDRRRAERDRLVKRYGDPKQRPWIYLIVATGDIYEDIPQAQAAARAGADVIAVIRSTGQSLLDYVPEGATREGFAGTYATQENFRLMRAALDETSKELGRYVRLTNYASGLCMPEMATLAGLERLDMMLNDSMYGILFRDINPIRTFVDQRFSRQVHARAGIIINTGEDNYLTTADAVDEAHTVTVSQLLNEYFAHEAGLADWQLGLGHAFEINPDVPESFRLELAHALLARELFPDAPLKWMPPTKHMTGDVFRGNLLDGFFNLVGTMTGQGILLVGMMTEAVVTPWLSDRDIALQNVRYVLGAAGGLHEDFVPAPGGFIQQRANRVLGEALDLLERIGDQSLLTAIAEGTFGIMKRPADRGKGLAGVAKHEGDYYNPATEILEGQQA
- a CDS encoding amidohydrolase; this encodes MTNPSTLYRGGVLHCPADPSATALLVRDGRIAWLGAAADAPAADRVVDLDGALVTPAFVDAHVHATDTGLALSGLDLSAVHSAGELLDAVSAFAAGLPTDAVLLGHGWDESNWSDKTLPGAAALDRAAGGRRVYLSQASIHSALVSAALLAACPQVVSAPGYDASGWLRRDAHHVVREVALGSVSAAQRAAVQRTALRHAASLGIAAVHECGGPGTSDEADFTGLLAISGDGVPEVYGYWGELLGAAKARELGAVGAGGDLYADGALGSRTAHVSQPYLDGDAGSCGHGYVRAEQVRDHLLDCAAHGLQGGFHAIGDAAISTVLDGFAAAAEKLGVDRLRAARHRIEHAEIMNKRLIAGFVEYGIVASMQPAFDRLWGGAGRMYESRLGLSRSLESNPMGAMHSVGVALAFGSDSPVTPLDPWGSVRAAAAHHNPKQRMSVRAAFAAHTRGGWRAVHLDNEGVLALGAPATFAVWSTPAGMDRGLPVLLAEDPELRGPADPTPLPVCRATVLRGDVIYEEGSS
- a CDS encoding OAM dimerization domain-containing protein; amino-acid sequence: MSAVETGAGAEKKIVRPYGDTTGDGMVQVSFTLPVPHDKRAEGAAIQLANKMGIDPAMLVHAKPMSDGFTFFVVYGRVNHLVDLAAVQVVERDFPLLSAKEVNAVVKQKLRRKLSVVGACIGTDAHTVGIDAILNVKGIAGEKGLEYYRELKVTNLGAQVSVPELVEAARAEKADAVLVSQVVTQRDAHLHNTREMSAAFREAMPAGKRPLLIVGGPRFDETMTDELGVDRIFGRGTTPGEVASYLVHALITNKKARA
- a CDS encoding glutamate mutase L — translated: MNVAVCADVGSTYTKAAVVDLDGGRLVAAASAPTTVGTDVLHGLDAAVGAATAGLGVTDVPWYVCSSAGGGLRLAVIGYEPLVTAQAGRRVGLSAGANVVHVAAGRLGAAELTALRVARPDVVLLVGGTDGGDADTLTHNATRLAKARWRVPVVLAGNADVRADLRDLLTAAKVPVTVADNVLPRIGVLAPASARAAIREVFLRHVIGGKRLSRGTRFARLVRAATPDAVLTGVEVLADALGGDLAVVDVGGATTDVYSVLTPDERNSGPGREVAGTLWRARTVEGDLGMRWSAPGVVRAAAEERLLTPAEQDDLAAAAAVRAADPGFLPADDTDRAVDARIAALAATVALRRHARGAATGERTGRDLRDVRLLVGSGGVLRHAAPTDAAGVLGAVLGDHAGGWPLPRAARPVVDVDYVLAAGGLLAVDHPTAARALLRHHLDR
- a CDS encoding hotdog domain-containing protein, whose product is MSDSRVGLTVTHRRYVPYSHAHYAGNLVDGAYALGLFGDVATEVCIRTDGDEGLFASYSDVQFTAPMKAGDVLEVTATVTRVGTRSRAIDFEARVVCRGRPDRSASAAEVLAEPIVAVTATGTVVVPPAA